Proteins found in one Litorihabitans aurantiacus genomic segment:
- a CDS encoding response regulator, which translates to MSAPIRVLLVDDDPLVRAGLRLMLEVAPDVAIVGEASDGAEVVDLVGALAPDVVLMDIRMPRVDGVAATAELARLGPRAPGVLVLTTFGADATVVAALRAGAAGYLLKDTPPAQIVEAVRRVADGEPAFSPDVTRALVALATAGGGGAGAGIAETPSPTASEAVAGRDPRGVAREAARVRIAALTPREHEVADAVAQGLSNAEIAASLYLSTSSVKVHLSSALAKLGMVNRVQLAILAHEARGPG; encoded by the coding sequence GTGAGCGCGCCGATCCGGGTCCTGCTCGTCGACGACGACCCGCTGGTGCGCGCCGGGCTGCGGCTCATGCTCGAGGTGGCGCCCGACGTCGCGATCGTCGGTGAGGCGAGCGACGGCGCCGAGGTGGTCGACCTCGTCGGTGCGCTCGCGCCCGACGTCGTGCTCATGGACATCCGGATGCCGCGGGTCGACGGCGTCGCCGCCACCGCGGAGCTCGCCCGGCTCGGCCCGCGCGCACCCGGGGTGCTCGTGCTGACGACGTTCGGTGCCGACGCGACCGTGGTCGCGGCGTTGCGCGCCGGCGCGGCCGGGTACCTCCTGAAGGACACGCCGCCGGCCCAGATCGTCGAGGCGGTGCGCCGCGTAGCCGACGGCGAGCCCGCGTTCTCGCCCGACGTCACGCGGGCCCTCGTGGCGCTCGCGACCGCGGGTGGTGGGGGAGCGGGCGCGGGCATCGCGGAGACGCCGTCTCCCACGGCCTCCGAAGCCGTCGCGGGACGCGACCCTCGCGGGGTCGCGCGGGAGGCCGCTCGCGTGCGGATCGCCGCGCTGACACCGCGGGAGCACGAGGTGGCGGACGCCGTCGCGCAGGGACTCTCCAACGCCGAGATCGCGGCGTCCCTGTACCTGTCGACCTCGAGCGTGAAGGTGCACCTGTCGTCGGCGCTGGCGAAGCTCGGCATGGTCAACCGGGTGCAGCTGGCGATCCTGGCGCACGAGGCGCGCGGCCCGGGCTGA
- a CDS encoding sensor histidine kinase — translation MTGSGDVDRWILPGDLARALGPGEAGLLSSRSPRSRPARADGGGGRRRGSPRTVRDWVVDSIVFVVCAAVWLAEALGWSDPVGIPEWLRPIDLVTGAGMVLATWWRREHPVAVGIAAAVVGAISTSASIALLVGFFSLALHRGWRWGYGVAVVAQVLALPHLLTYRPGEVGGSGEWIVIVTLVVGLATTAGLMVRARRQLVRVLEQRARDAQREQHRRVADAQEAERARIAREMHDVLAHRLSLLSVHAGALEYRLQQAPAGSVPPEVAASVSVVRENAHLSLEELRDVLHVLRASAVTGEGVRSSRPRCPTTAAPLPPRPSPRCRRSSVRRARPGRSSGSTSRGRSSCRCRSRRSGPPTGWCRRG, via the coding sequence ATGACCGGGTCCGGCGACGTCGACAGGTGGATCCTGCCCGGCGACCTCGCCCGGGCGCTCGGCCCCGGCGAGGCCGGTCTCCTGTCCTCGCGCTCCCCGCGCTCGCGCCCGGCTCGCGCGGACGGCGGTGGGGGCCGACGGCGCGGCTCGCCCCGCACCGTGCGCGACTGGGTGGTCGACTCGATCGTCTTCGTGGTGTGCGCCGCCGTGTGGCTGGCCGAGGCCCTGGGCTGGTCCGACCCCGTCGGGATCCCGGAGTGGTTGCGCCCGATCGACCTCGTGACCGGGGCCGGCATGGTGCTGGCGACCTGGTGGCGCCGGGAGCACCCGGTCGCCGTCGGGATCGCCGCCGCGGTCGTCGGTGCCATCTCCACGAGCGCCTCGATCGCGCTCCTGGTGGGGTTCTTCTCCCTCGCGCTGCACCGGGGCTGGCGCTGGGGCTACGGCGTCGCCGTCGTCGCCCAGGTCCTCGCCCTGCCCCACCTGCTGACGTATCGCCCCGGGGAGGTGGGCGGCAGCGGCGAGTGGATCGTCATCGTGACGCTCGTGGTGGGCCTGGCCACGACGGCGGGGCTGATGGTCCGCGCGCGGCGCCAGCTCGTGCGCGTCCTGGAGCAGCGCGCGCGGGACGCGCAGCGCGAGCAGCACCGGCGGGTCGCGGACGCGCAGGAGGCGGAGCGCGCACGGATCGCGCGGGAGATGCACGACGTGCTCGCGCACCGGCTCTCGCTGCTCAGCGTGCATGCGGGTGCGCTCGAGTACCGGTTGCAGCAGGCCCCCGCGGGGAGCGTCCCGCCGGAGGTCGCCGCCTCGGTCTCGGTCGTGCGGGAGAACGCGCACCTGTCGCTCGAGGAGCTGCGCGACGTGCTGCACGTGCTGCGGGCCAGCGCCGTCACCGGTGAGGGGGTGCGCTCGAGCCGGCCCCGGTGCCCGACGACGGCCGCGCCGCTCCCGCCCCGACCCTCGCCGCGCTGCCGGCGCTCGTCGGTGAGGCGCGCGCGGCCGGGCAGGTCGTCCGGCTCGACGTCGCGGGGACGGAGCTCGTGCCGGTGCCGCTCGCGGCGCAGCGGACCGCCTACCGGGTGGTGCAGGAGGGGCTGA
- a CDS encoding ABC transporter ATP-binding protein encodes MTAPALELDQLTKVFSGNRAADGVSLEVPPGSLTGLVGPNGAGKTTSLSMAVGLLRPDSGTARVDGVDVWRDPTRAKALLGVLPDGLALPERLTGSELLRYWGLLRGMDPAVVASRTSELLRILELDEADERGVLVLEYSTGMRKKIGLATALLHSPRVLVLDEPFEAVDPVSARVLRAILRRFVAAGGSIVISSHVMSLVEEMCDRVAIIARGQVLSHGTLAQVRGSGSLEDRFVELVGERTIAQEELTWLGS; translated from the coding sequence ATGACCGCACCCGCCCTCGAGCTCGACCAGCTCACCAAGGTCTTCTCGGGCAACCGCGCCGCCGACGGCGTCAGCCTCGAGGTACCGCCCGGCTCGCTGACCGGTCTCGTCGGTCCCAACGGGGCCGGCAAGACCACGTCGCTGTCGATGGCGGTCGGTCTGCTCCGGCCCGACTCCGGCACGGCGCGCGTCGACGGCGTCGACGTCTGGCGCGACCCCACCCGCGCCAAGGCGCTGCTGGGGGTGCTGCCCGACGGGCTGGCGCTGCCCGAGCGACTGACGGGGAGCGAGCTGCTGCGCTACTGGGGCCTCCTGCGCGGGATGGACCCCGCCGTCGTCGCCTCGCGGACGTCCGAGCTGCTGCGGATCCTGGAGCTCGACGAGGCGGACGAGCGCGGCGTCCTCGTGCTCGAGTACTCGACCGGGATGCGCAAGAAGATCGGGCTCGCCACCGCGCTGCTGCACTCCCCGCGGGTGCTCGTGCTCGACGAGCCGTTCGAGGCCGTCGACCCCGTCAGCGCCCGGGTGCTGCGCGCCATCCTGCGCCGCTTCGTGGCCGCCGGCGGGTCGATCGTGATCTCGAGCCACGTGATGTCCCTGGTCGAGGAGATGTGCGACCGCGTCGCGATCATCGCGCGCGGTCAGGTCCTCAGCCACGGCACGCTCGCGCAGGTCCGCGGCAGCGGCAGCCTCGAGGACCGCTTCGTCGAGCTCGTGGGTGAGCGGACGATCGCGCAGGAGGAGCTGACGTGGCTGGGCTCGTGA
- a CDS encoding NAD(+) synthase has translation MTSPDARPAWDFRNAYRHGFARVAAVTTPVVLADPAANADAVIAQARALDADAVAVAVFPELGLTGYSIDDLVLADTLLDAAEVAVARVVEASADLLPVLVVGAPLRHGSRIYNCAVVIHRGRVLGVAPKSALPNYREFYERRWYAPGDDQRGQHITLRHLPDAEAMPFGPDLLFRAVDQPDLTIFAEVCEDFWVPIPPSAEAALAGATVLLNLSGSPITVGRAQDRHLLSASSSARGVAAYAYAAAGLGESTNDVSWDGQTMIYENGALLAETERFPHTAQASVADVDVAALASERLRQGSFDDNRRTHAARVAGFRTVEFTLDAPTGDVGLRRSVDRFPFVPDDVARLAQDCYEAFNIQVSGLEQRMRAIGMPKLVIGVSGGLDSTHALLVCAQAVDRLGLPREHVLAFTLPGFATSEGTRSNAWKLGRALGVTFEEIDIKPAATELLTALGHPFAAGEPVYDVTFENVQAGVRTDVLFRLANQRGGIVVGTGDLSELALGWCTYGVGDQMSHYAVNPGVPKTLMQHLIRWTISTEQFDGGTDAVLQAVLDTEISPELVPAGQDGAVQSTEQTIGPYALHDFALFHTLRRMSPPSKIAFLAERAWADAGAGAWPPGFPEDGRPSYDLAEIRRWLEVFLRRYFANQFKRTAIPNGPKVASGGSLSPRGDWRMPSDARATTWLAELDAALEPVLGAAERG, from the coding sequence ATGACCTCGCCCGACGCCCGACCCGCCTGGGACTTCCGCAACGCCTACCGGCACGGCTTCGCGCGCGTCGCCGCGGTCACGACGCCGGTCGTGCTGGCCGACCCCGCCGCGAACGCCGACGCGGTGATCGCGCAGGCGCGGGCGCTGGACGCCGACGCCGTCGCCGTCGCCGTCTTCCCGGAGCTGGGCCTGACCGGCTACTCGATCGACGACCTCGTGCTCGCCGACACGCTGCTGGACGCGGCGGAGGTCGCCGTCGCGCGCGTGGTCGAGGCGAGCGCCGACCTGCTGCCCGTGCTCGTCGTCGGCGCTCCGCTGCGCCACGGCTCGCGGATCTACAACTGCGCCGTCGTCATCCACCGCGGCCGCGTCCTGGGCGTCGCCCCGAAGTCCGCGCTGCCGAACTACCGCGAGTTCTACGAGCGGCGCTGGTACGCGCCCGGCGACGACCAGCGCGGGCAGCACATCACGCTGCGTCACCTGCCGGACGCCGAGGCGATGCCGTTCGGTCCGGACCTGCTGTTCCGCGCCGTCGACCAGCCCGACCTGACGATCTTCGCCGAGGTCTGCGAGGACTTCTGGGTGCCGATCCCGCCGTCGGCCGAGGCGGCGCTGGCCGGAGCGACCGTGCTGCTGAACCTGTCCGGCTCGCCGATCACGGTGGGGCGCGCGCAGGACCGTCACCTGCTGTCGGCCTCCTCGAGCGCGCGCGGCGTAGCCGCCTACGCCTACGCCGCCGCGGGACTGGGCGAGTCCACGAACGACGTGTCGTGGGACGGCCAGACGATGATCTACGAGAACGGCGCGCTGCTCGCCGAGACGGAGCGGTTCCCGCACACGGCGCAGGCGTCGGTGGCCGACGTCGACGTCGCCGCCCTCGCCTCCGAGCGGCTGCGGCAGGGCTCGTTCGACGACAACCGGCGCACGCACGCCGCGCGCGTGGCCGGCTTCCGGACGGTCGAGTTCACGCTGGACGCGCCCACGGGTGACGTGGGGCTGCGCCGCAGCGTCGACCGCTTCCCCTTCGTGCCCGACGACGTCGCCCGGCTCGCACAGGACTGCTACGAGGCGTTCAACATCCAGGTCTCCGGGCTGGAGCAGCGAATGCGCGCGATCGGCATGCCGAAGCTCGTGATCGGCGTCTCGGGCGGTCTCGACTCCACGCACGCGCTGCTGGTGTGCGCGCAGGCCGTGGACAGGCTGGGGCTGCCGCGGGAACACGTCCTCGCGTTCACGCTGCCGGGGTTCGCGACGTCGGAGGGCACGCGCTCGAACGCCTGGAAGCTGGGGCGGGCGCTCGGGGTGACCTTCGAGGAGATCGACATCAAGCCCGCGGCGACGGAGCTGCTCACCGCGCTCGGGCACCCGTTCGCGGCCGGCGAGCCCGTCTACGACGTCACGTTCGAGAACGTGCAGGCGGGCGTGCGGACCGACGTGCTGTTCCGCCTCGCGAACCAGCGCGGCGGGATCGTGGTCGGGACCGGGGACCTCTCGGAGCTGGCGCTCGGGTGGTGCACCTACGGGGTGGGCGACCAGATGTCGCACTACGCGGTCAACCCCGGCGTCCCGAAGACGCTGATGCAGCACCTCATCCGCTGGACGATCTCCACCGAGCAGTTCGACGGCGGGACCGACGCCGTGCTGCAGGCGGTGCTCGACACCGAGATCTCGCCCGAGCTGGTGCCCGCGGGCCAGGACGGCGCGGTCCAGTCGACCGAGCAGACCATCGGCCCGTACGCGCTGCACGACTTCGCGCTGTTCCACACGCTGCGGCGGATGTCGCCGCCCTCGAAGATCGCGTTCCTGGCCGAGCGGGCGTGGGCCGACGCCGGTGCGGGGGCGTGGCCGCCGGGGTTCCCGGAGGACGGGCGGCCCTCCTACGACCTCGCGGAGATCCGGCGCTGGCTCGAGGTGTTCCTGCGCCGCTACTTCGCGAACCAGTTCAAGCGGACGGCGATCCCGAACGGGCCGAAGGTCGCCTCGGGCGGATCGCTCTCGCCGCGCGGGGACTGGCGGATGCCGTCGGACGCGCGGGCGACGACGTGGTTGGCGGAGCTCGACGCGGCGCTCGAGCCGGTCCTCGGGGCGGCGGAGCGGGGCTGA
- a CDS encoding type II toxin-antitoxin system VapC family toxin, whose product MIVDSSALVAVLRDEPDAGGLRRAMAGEPRVVVGAPTLVETSVVVGPSRHGDLDDLLRDIGAVVAPFTPEHARIARQAYARYGRGSGSPARLNFGDAMSYAVAMEAGLPLLFKGDDFVHTDVERAEVD is encoded by the coding sequence GTGATCGTCGACTCGTCGGCGCTCGTCGCGGTGCTGCGCGACGAACCGGATGCGGGCGGCCTCCGTCGGGCGATGGCGGGCGAGCCGCGCGTCGTCGTCGGGGCTCCCACGCTCGTCGAGACGTCCGTCGTCGTCGGTCCCTCGCGCCATGGAGATCTTGACGACCTCCTGCGTGACATCGGCGCCGTCGTCGCGCCCTTCACACCGGAGCACGCGCGAATCGCGCGACAGGCGTATGCGCGTTACGGACGTGGAAGTGGCTCGCCGGCCCGCCTGAACTTCGGAGACGCGATGAGCTATGCGGTCGCGATGGAGGCAGGATTACCGCTCCTCTTTAAGGGTGACGACTTCGTCCACACCGACGTCGAGCGCGCCGAGGTCGATTGA
- a CDS encoding type II toxin-antitoxin system VapB family antitoxin — MATLNIKDERVRELARSLAERRGTSMTGAIRSALEEALAAEIARRDADAVVARLEEISRRSAARPEPFLTDDDLYDTNGLPR; from the coding sequence ATGGCGACACTGAATATCAAGGACGAGCGGGTGCGCGAGCTCGCTCGGAGCCTGGCCGAGCGGCGGGGAACCTCGATGACCGGGGCCATCCGTAGCGCTCTCGAGGAGGCGCTGGCCGCAGAGATCGCGCGTAGGGACGCGGATGCCGTCGTGGCGCGCCTCGAGGAGATCTCGCGCCGTTCTGCTGCACGACCCGAGCCCTTCCTCACCGACGACGACCTCTATGACACGAACGGGCTTCCCCGGTGA
- a CDS encoding GNAT family N-acetyltransferase: MPTPLLRPWITDDATALRSAVATSPDLVTQLPVDALGDDAACAAFITDHLATPSKYERALAIAVDGEAVGNVAIGAIDRRHGTGWISYWLAASARGRGLAARALVTVAARALDPAGDDLFRLELGHRLNNPSSCAVARRAGFVAEGVERAKLAYGSERFDVETHARLRTDPAPSTAPLEVAAAAW; encoded by the coding sequence GTGCCGACCCCTCTCCTGCGCCCCTGGATCACCGACGACGCGACGGCGCTCCGCTCCGCCGTCGCCACCTCGCCCGATCTCGTGACCCAGCTGCCGGTCGACGCGCTCGGGGACGACGCCGCGTGCGCCGCGTTCATCACCGACCACCTCGCGACGCCGTCGAAGTACGAGCGCGCCCTGGCGATCGCGGTGGACGGTGAGGCTGTGGGGAACGTCGCGATCGGCGCGATCGATCGACGCCACGGAACCGGGTGGATCTCGTACTGGCTAGCGGCGTCGGCGCGTGGGCGAGGGCTCGCCGCTCGCGCGCTCGTCACGGTCGCCGCGCGTGCGCTCGATCCCGCCGGCGACGACCTGTTCCGCCTCGAGCTGGGGCACCGCCTGAACAACCCCTCCTCGTGCGCGGTCGCCCGGCGCGCGGGGTTCGTGGCTGAGGGCGTCGAGCGCGCGAAGCTCGCCTACGGGAGCGAGCGGTTCGACGTCGAGACGCACGCGCGGCTGCGGACCGACCCCGCGCCCTCGACCGCGCCGCTGGAGGTCGCCGCCGCCGCGTGGTGA
- a CDS encoding sensor histidine kinase, translating to MAARGASGARERGRPRTLRLRLTLLTAGALALALTAGAVALVQILERGRVEALDAAATARVVTVADLVRTDRLPDALGVAQPGEVVQLLAVDGGVVATSSNASLTLPVVSADVRAELVARAGEDAAGGPVVVTATSSYAGQARVAGVLAALPASAGAGEGDGPDGADTPPQVLVVAAVPLGDVTATVRALALSLAGVVPVLALGLGAVVWLVLGRALRPVEELRVAADAVVAAGGPGSLPVPTSGELAALATTLNAMLDRLDVAVVQARAAAERQRSFVADAAHELRSPLASLGTALEVAQTHPDSYPREELVADLRTDVGRVQVLVEDLLLLARLGSRPLAAAELVLGDVVAAAVAEVGGEVEVVGEGGAVGDAVATTRVLRNLLANAVRHAHSRVVVTVADGEVTVDDDGAGVPQDERERVFERFVRLDEARERDGGGSGLGLAIARELAREQDGDVVLAMAPAPLGGLRARLTLPVP from the coding sequence ATGGCGGCGCGTGGTGCGAGCGGGGCGCGTGAGCGCGGCCGGCCGCGGACCCTGCGGCTGCGCCTCACCCTCCTGACCGCGGGTGCGCTCGCGCTGGCGCTCACGGCCGGCGCGGTCGCGCTCGTGCAGATCCTGGAGCGCGGCCGGGTCGAGGCGCTCGACGCCGCGGCGACCGCGCGCGTCGTGACCGTCGCGGACCTGGTGCGCACCGACCGCCTGCCCGACGCGCTCGGCGTGGCGCAGCCCGGCGAGGTGGTGCAGCTGCTCGCCGTCGACGGCGGGGTGGTGGCGACGTCGTCGAACGCCTCGCTGACGCTGCCGGTGGTGTCGGCCGACGTGCGCGCCGAGCTGGTGGCGCGGGCGGGGGAGGACGCGGCCGGTGGGCCGGTCGTGGTGACGGCGACGAGCTCCTACGCCGGGCAGGCGCGGGTGGCAGGTGTGCTCGCCGCCCTGCCCGCGAGTGCCGGTGCGGGGGAGGGCGACGGGCCGGACGGTGCGGACACCCCGCCGCAGGTGCTCGTCGTCGCCGCGGTGCCGCTCGGTGACGTGACGGCCACGGTGCGCGCCCTCGCGCTGTCGCTCGCCGGCGTCGTGCCGGTGCTGGCGCTGGGGCTCGGCGCGGTGGTGTGGCTCGTGCTCGGGCGAGCGCTGCGGCCGGTGGAGGAGCTGCGGGTGGCGGCGGACGCCGTCGTCGCCGCGGGCGGGCCCGGGTCGCTGCCCGTGCCGACCTCGGGCGAGCTGGCGGCGCTCGCGACGACCCTGAACGCGATGCTCGACCGGCTCGACGTCGCGGTGGTGCAGGCGCGCGCGGCGGCGGAGCGGCAGCGGTCCTTCGTGGCGGACGCGGCGCACGAGCTCCGCTCGCCGCTCGCCTCGCTCGGGACGGCGCTCGAGGTCGCGCAGACCCACCCCGACTCCTACCCGCGCGAGGAGCTCGTGGCGGACCTGCGCACCGACGTCGGGCGCGTGCAGGTGCTCGTGGAGGACCTGCTGCTGCTGGCGCGGCTGGGGTCGCGGCCGCTGGCGGCGGCGGAGCTCGTCCTCGGTGACGTGGTCGCGGCGGCTGTTGCCGAGGTCGGGGGCGAGGTCGAGGTGGTGGGCGAGGGCGGTGCGGTGGGCGACGCCGTCGCGACCACGCGCGTGCTGCGCAACCTGCTGGCGAACGCGGTGCGTCACGCGCACTCGCGGGTGGTGGTCACGGTGGCGGACGGTGAGGTGACGGTCGACGACGACGGCGCGGGCGTGCCGCAGGACGAGCGGGAGCGGGTCTTCGAGCGGTTCGTGCGTCTGGATGAGGCGCGCGAGCGCGACGGCGGCGGCTCCGGTCTGGGGCTCGCGATCGCGCGCGAGCTGGCGAGGGAGCAGGACGGCGACGTGGTGCTGGCGATGGCGCCGGCCCCGCTCGGGGGACTGCGTGCCCGCCTCACGCTCCCCGTGCCGTAG
- a CDS encoding response regulator transcription factor, producing the protein MRILVVDDERTLARSIQRGLVAEGFAVDVAHDGERGLELARFGDYDAIVLDVMLPGRSGYDVVTALRGEDVWTPVLLLSAKDGDHDVADGLDVGADDYLTKPFSFVVLVARIRAMVRRPAAPRPAALAVGRLTLDPGTRQVTADGRAVDLTVRELALLEYLMRHGDRVVGKVELRDHVWDGDGEDLNVVEQYVGYLRRKVGRDAIVTVRGAGYRAVG; encoded by the coding sequence ATGCGCATCCTCGTGGTCGACGACGAGCGCACCCTCGCGCGATCGATCCAGCGCGGGCTCGTGGCCGAGGGTTTCGCGGTCGACGTCGCGCACGACGGCGAGCGCGGCCTCGAGCTCGCCCGCTTCGGCGACTACGACGCGATCGTGCTCGACGTGATGCTCCCGGGCCGCAGCGGCTACGACGTCGTGACCGCGCTGCGTGGCGAGGACGTGTGGACGCCGGTGCTGCTGCTGTCGGCGAAGGACGGCGACCACGACGTCGCGGACGGCCTCGACGTCGGCGCCGACGACTACCTGACGAAACCGTTCTCCTTCGTGGTGCTGGTGGCGCGCATCCGCGCGATGGTGCGCCGACCCGCGGCGCCGCGTCCGGCGGCGCTCGCCGTCGGGCGGCTCACGCTGGACCCGGGGACGCGGCAGGTGACCGCGGACGGGCGCGCCGTCGACCTCACCGTGCGCGAGCTGGCGCTGCTGGAGTACCTCATGCGCCACGGCGACCGCGTGGTCGGCAAGGTCGAGCTGCGCGACCACGTCTGGGACGGCGACGGCGAGGACCTCAACGTGGTCGAGCAGTACGTCGGGTACCTGCGCCGCAAGGTCGGGCGCGACGCGATCGTGACCGTGCGGGGCGCCGGGTACCGGGCGGTGGGGTGA
- a CDS encoding LolA family protein: protein MKSNRLRWAVPAATAVAVGAAFTIPSLATASADELPETTPAQLLAAVAQAEPTAMSGTAVYTARLGLPELPAEMTGGADPLNLLSGSSTIRVWTDGAERSRVSLLGTASEYSAVVDGAEAWTYSSGKNEVVHVSLDAEAQSQLDAAKADAQERADAVDPASIPTPEVLAEQFLALAGTTSEVTLEDDVVVAGRDAYQLEIAPRGEGSLVDRVVVAFDGETYAPLSVQAWSTQDTSAPALELAFTDVSMETPSDAALAFSTPEGATVEEKVITGEDLAAAAPQDEAAADALDPEALDPSALAPGAGFLPEGTSISGFGWSTVVQQQGVDVAGLLAGDPEAAADAAAQLPASPFAGRPAEDLAAEFGADRADGGFGLDASALYEQLTAPVDGGRVFSSALLSALVTDDGRVLVGAVPTDTLLATAGLS from the coding sequence ATGAAGAGCAACCGTCTGCGCTGGGCCGTCCCCGCCGCCACCGCCGTGGCCGTGGGTGCCGCCTTCACCATCCCCTCCCTGGCCACCGCCTCGGCCGACGAGCTGCCCGAGACGACACCGGCGCAGCTGCTGGCCGCCGTCGCCCAGGCCGAGCCGACCGCGATGTCCGGCACCGCCGTCTACACCGCGCGCCTCGGGCTGCCCGAGCTGCCCGCAGAGATGACTGGCGGCGCCGACCCGCTCAACCTCCTGTCCGGCTCCTCCACGATCCGCGTGTGGACCGACGGCGCCGAGCGCTCGCGCGTCTCGCTCCTGGGCACCGCTTCGGAGTACTCCGCCGTCGTCGACGGCGCGGAGGCGTGGACCTACTCCTCCGGCAAGAACGAGGTCGTGCACGTCAGCCTCGACGCCGAGGCGCAGTCCCAGCTCGACGCCGCGAAGGCGGATGCGCAGGAGCGGGCCGACGCCGTCGACCCCGCCTCGATCCCGACGCCGGAGGTGCTCGCCGAGCAGTTCCTCGCACTCGCCGGCACCACCTCCGAGGTGACCCTGGAGGACGACGTGGTCGTCGCGGGTCGCGACGCCTACCAGCTCGAGATCGCGCCGCGCGGCGAGGGTTCCCTCGTGGACCGCGTCGTCGTCGCGTTCGACGGCGAGACGTACGCCCCGCTGTCGGTCCAGGCCTGGAGCACGCAGGACACCTCGGCGCCGGCGCTCGAGCTCGCGTTCACCGACGTCAGCATGGAGACCCCGAGCGATGCCGCCCTCGCGTTCTCGACCCCCGAGGGTGCGACCGTCGAGGAGAAGGTGATCACCGGCGAGGACCTCGCCGCCGCGGCGCCGCAGGACGAGGCCGCCGCCGACGCGCTCGACCCCGAGGCCCTCGACCCGAGCGCCCTCGCCCCGGGCGCCGGGTTCCTTCCCGAGGGCACCAGCATCAGCGGCTTCGGCTGGAGCACGGTCGTGCAGCAGCAGGGTGTCGACGTCGCGGGTCTGCTCGCCGGTGACCCCGAGGCCGCGGCCGACGCCGCCGCCCAGCTCCCGGCCTCGCCGTTCGCCGGCCGCCCGGCCGAGGACCTCGCAGCCGAGTTCGGCGCCGACCGTGCCGACGGCGGGTTCGGCCTCGACGCGAGCGCCCTGTACGAGCAGCTCACCGCGCCGGTCGACGGCGGCCGCGTCTTCAGCAGCGCGCTGCTGAGCGCCCTGGTCACCGACGACGGACGCGTCCTCGTGGGTGCCGTGCCGACCGACACGCTCCTGGCCACCGCCGGGCTGTCTTGA
- a CDS encoding ABC transporter ATP-binding protein, with protein MSTAATAHATDDVPTAPEGGGDAVVATRGLTKRFRSGQVAVDGIDLRVPRGAVYGFLGPNGSGKTTTIRMLLGLVQPSAGEARVLGGAMPRDSARVLPRVGALVEGPAFQPYLTGRRNLERLDAVDATTDPRTKRTRIAAALDRVGLTAAATKPYRQYSLGMKQRLGLAAALLRPRDLLILDEPTNGLDPQGTREVRQLIRELADDGASVLVSSHLLSEIDQVCTHVGVMSRGRLLVQGERDVVTAGGRTRERAVVTTTREHTEAASRVLGRLAGDAGGDPLVTVGTGEGDVVTVTSPLGAAALTDVAPALVAAGVPVLGLRTDRPSLEDVFVELTGEGFDVAR; from the coding sequence TTGAGCACAGCCGCCACCGCGCACGCGACCGACGACGTCCCCACCGCCCCCGAGGGTGGTGGGGACGCCGTCGTCGCCACGCGCGGACTGACGAAGCGGTTCCGCAGCGGCCAGGTCGCCGTCGACGGCATCGACCTGCGGGTGCCGCGCGGCGCCGTCTACGGTTTCCTCGGCCCCAACGGGTCCGGCAAGACCACCACGATCCGCATGCTGCTCGGCCTCGTGCAGCCGAGCGCGGGCGAGGCTCGTGTGCTCGGCGGGGCCATGCCGCGCGACAGCGCCCGGGTGCTGCCGCGCGTCGGCGCGCTGGTGGAGGGCCCCGCGTTCCAGCCCTACCTCACCGGCCGCCGCAACCTCGAGCGGCTCGACGCCGTCGACGCCACGACCGACCCGCGCACCAAACGGACCCGCATCGCCGCGGCGCTGGACCGCGTCGGCCTCACCGCCGCCGCCACCAAGCCCTACCGCCAGTACTCCCTCGGCATGAAGCAGCGGCTCGGCCTCGCCGCTGCGCTCCTGCGCCCCCGCGACCTGCTGATCCTCGACGAGCCGACCAACGGCCTGGACCCGCAGGGCACGCGCGAGGTGCGCCAGCTGATCCGCGAGCTGGCCGACGACGGCGCGAGCGTGCTCGTCTCCTCCCACCTCCTCTCGGAGATCGACCAGGTCTGCACCCACGTCGGCGTCATGAGCCGCGGCCGTCTGCTGGTCCAGGGCGAGCGCGACGTCGTCACCGCGGGCGGGCGGACGCGGGAGCGCGCCGTCGTGACGACGACGCGCGAGCACACCGAGGCGGCGTCGCGGGTGCTGGGGCGACTCGCAGGCGACGCCGGCGGGGACCCCCTCGTCACGGTCGGCACGGGTGAGGGCGACGTCGTCACCGTCACCTCACCCCTCGGGGCGGCGGCGCTGACCGACGTCGCGCCCGCGCTGGTCGCGGCGGGAGTCCCGGTGCTCGGCCTGCGCACCGACCGACCGAGCCTCGAGGACGTGTTCGTCGAGCTGACCGGGGAGGGTTTCGATGTCGCCCGCTGA